The following coding sequences are from one Candidatus Cloacimonadota bacterium window:
- the dusB gene encoding tRNA dihydrouridine synthase DusB produces the protein MNDIFDNKLWLAPLAGYTDSVYRKICKSFSADVVMSEMISADALIHNNPKIKMLTEFDKEERPIGLQIFGNDAYKISEGIKVLIEYQPNFIDINMGCPVKKIVRNNSGSALLKDKDKIKEIVKLSYKTINDKLPLTVKIRAGWNSDKDLFEIVKIIQSEGGSAIIFHPRTRDEMFAGKSNWDLITKVKENSKIPIIGSGDITTPEDAKTMFAQTKCDSIMVGRGAIGNPWIFRQIKNYLQNNTYQTILPPEKIEMIFLHFKRLKEKIGSKKALQIIRKFIASYTKGIRGASALRQKCNQANKEKQFIKYLLTFKNIQKNE, from the coding sequence ATGAATGATATTTTTGATAATAAGCTTTGGCTTGCCCCACTTGCAGGATATACAGATTCTGTGTACAGGAAGATATGCAAATCCTTTAGCGCAGATGTTGTAATGAGCGAAATGATAAGCGCAGATGCGTTGATACATAACAATCCCAAAATCAAAATGTTAACAGAATTTGATAAAGAAGAAAGACCAATAGGTTTGCAGATTTTCGGAAACGATGCGTATAAAATCTCAGAAGGAATTAAAGTTTTAATAGAATATCAACCTAATTTTATTGATATAAATATGGGCTGTCCAGTAAAAAAGATTGTAAGAAATAATTCTGGCTCTGCTTTATTAAAAGATAAAGATAAAATAAAAGAGATAGTGAAACTATCATATAAAACTATTAATGATAAACTTCCTTTAACCGTAAAAATTCGTGCAGGCTGGAACTCTGATAAAGACCTGTTTGAAATAGTAAAAATAATTCAATCTGAGGGTGGGTCCGCAATTATATTTCATCCGAGAACCCGAGATGAAATGTTCGCCGGGAAAAGCAATTGGGATTTAATTACCAAAGTAAAAGAAAATTCTAAAATCCCTATAATTGGAAGTGGTGATATAACGACTCCAGAAGATGCTAAAACAATGTTTGCTCAGACTAAATGCGATTCAATAATGGTCGGTCGGGGTGCAATCGGAAATCCCTGGATATTTAGACAGATTAAAAATTATTTACAAAATAATACTTATCAAACTATTTTGCCACCAGAAAAAATTGAAATGATTTTCCTTCATTTTAAAAGGCTAAAAGAGAAAATTGGAAGCAAAAAAGCGTTGCAAATAATCAGGAAATTTATTGCTTCTTATACCAAAGGAATAAGAGGAGCGTCGGCCTTGCGGCAAAAATGTAATCAGGCAAATAAGGAGAAGCAGTTTATTAAGTATTTGTTAACTTTCAAGAATATTCAAAAAAATGAATAA
- a CDS encoding tetratricopeptide repeat protein produces MNKDIKGLLWEAEHHRKTNWILSVQILEDILKKAPKTFDAHEMLYAIFMNNLLYRKAEKVVKRALTFFPDNDHFYFLMGNIFLAQRGKSKMAIEWFQRVRHKFPELKFNMAVALVYQNKSREAIQIFEKVLPYFSNLPTTFTFLAEQYISLQEYDKAITLLSTAEVKFPTNKDIFYLKAVCYDRKSNWIQAFLYFEKAKSLGYDSAEFFNTLGICCENMGDSEKAIYYFKRSIAQNIFFVKSYLDLSKLYIAEKDFLNARKYLSIARKIDPLNIFVALASERLKRQKKDKNKS; encoded by the coding sequence ATGAATAAGGATATTAAAGGATTACTTTGGGAAGCAGAGCATCATAGAAAGACAAATTGGATATTGTCTGTACAGATATTAGAAGATATTCTTAAAAAAGCTCCCAAAACTTTTGATGCGCATGAGATGTTATATGCAATTTTTATGAACAATTTATTGTATAGGAAAGCTGAAAAGGTCGTAAAGCGAGCATTAACATTCTTTCCTGATAATGACCATTTTTATTTTTTGATGGGGAATATTTTTCTCGCACAAAGAGGAAAATCAAAGATGGCTATTGAGTGGTTTCAAAGAGTTAGACATAAATTTCCAGAATTAAAATTTAATATGGCAGTCGCATTAGTGTATCAAAATAAAAGCAGAGAGGCAATTCAAATATTTGAGAAAGTTTTACCATACTTTAGTAATTTACCAACCACATTTACATTTTTAGCTGAGCAGTATATTTCATTACAGGAGTATGATAAAGCTATTACTCTATTGTCAACAGCAGAGGTAAAATTTCCCACGAATAAAGATATATTTTATCTTAAGGCAGTTTGTTATGATAGGAAGTCCAATTGGATTCAAGCATTTTTATATTTTGAGAAAGCTAAATCTTTGGGGTATGATTCTGCTGAATTTTTTAATACTTTAGGTATATGCTGTGAAAATATGGGTGATTCTGAGAAAGCAATTTATTATTTTAAACGAAGTATCGCTCAAAATATATTTTTCGTAAAATCATACTTAGATCTAAGCAAGTTGTATATTGCTGAAAAAGATTTTCTTAATGCAAGAAAATATCTTAGTATTGCACGAAAAATTGATCCTTTAAATATATTTGTTGCATTAGCTTCTGAGCGATTAAAAAGACAAAAGAAGGATAAGAACAAA